The genomic region TATCAGAGCACAGATTATCACAAATGTCACCTGTGGAAAAGGTCAGGTTTATTATTGATGAGGTAAAAAGCGGAAAGATACTGGTCCTTGAAAAAGGCCTGAGCCCTGAAGAGGAGGCAAGCCTTATTGAGATGACAATGACTCTTATTGAGCCAGACGGTTTTTCCGGTATTGAGATGGAAAGTTACCCGTCAGAAGTGGATACCTCTTTCATAGGAAAGATCCTCAAAAAGAATGCTCTTAAGACGCGTCTGACTGTTATCGGACCTGCTGATCAGTTAAAGACCCTGAAAAAGGATCGCAATATGATCAGCGCACTCATTTCCACAAACAAGTAATTTGCGTGAAGCAATAAATGGGTCAGAAATCAAGTAAAGAATACGAAATATCACCATATCTCTCCCTTTCCTCTTTTGAGATGGGGAGAGATGATGTGAACGTAGTTTGTACCTACGGTAAAATTTCCATATGGTTTGGAAGGCAGGCGCCGGATATAGTCATAGGAAAGATACTTCTTGGTATTTCCAGGATTGATCATTCGGCTGTCCATGAACTTGAACTCATATGTGACTTTGATGAAATAATGGAGTTTGAAAGCCATGGATACGTTCTCGTGTCTTATGCAAAGTCAAAAAAGGGCTACAGAACTACTTTCAATATTCCTTTTTCCAGCAAAAAAGCTCTTTACAAACTTGCAGCTTCTATAACCGAAGAACTTAAAGATAAGGACACGCTCTTAGACTGCTACTGGACCGGAGATGACTCTGACATCATGCGTTTGTATGAAGAGTTGAGTAATATCGAAGGCTGGAAACTTAAAAGCATCAATTATAAGGACGATGCAAAAGAAAAACAAAGTGATATTACAATTTCTGATTGATTTATTGAGGACCTCTGATGAAAGAAATCCACTTAACTGAATGCAAATACTTAACTTCTTCTATTTTATTGATGGCTGAACACCTTGAAACCGTAGCAAACAAACTTGACAAGGATTCTGTCAGGCAGATGCTTGAGGATATAATGGGTGCCAAACGTATTTTTGTAATGGGTGCAGGGCGCTCTGGTCTTGTAGGAAGGGCTTTTGCCATGAGACTTATGCACCTTGGACTGACCTCACATGTAGTAGGTGAATCTACAACTCCTGCTGTCAGTAAGGATGATGTTGTAATAGCAATATCAGGTTCAGGTCAGACCCGCTCCATTGCAAACCTTGGAAGAGTTGCCAAAGAGATTGGCGCAAAACTTGTCACAATTACATCCAACAAGGAATCTGTTCTTGGGGAAATATCCGACACAACAATAGTCCTTCCAGGAAGATCAAAGGATGACGCAGGTGGCTATGTTGAACGTCACATGCGTGGTGAATATACTTATCTTACTCCACTTGGCACTTCTTTTGAAACCTCTTCAAGTGTATTCCTTGATGCTGTTATTGCAGAACTCATCTTCATAACAGGTGCTTCTGAGGAAGATCTCAAGTCAAGACACACAAATATTGAATAAAGCTAAGTGATAACATGCCTGATTCGAAGTTCGCACAGAGGGTCCTGGGTATTGATATTTCCGGGATAAGAAAGATGTTTGAAGGTGCTGGCCCAAACTCTATTAATCTTGGTCTTGGACAGCCGGATTTTGATACACCGCAGCACATTAAGCAGGCTGCAATTGATGCCATCAATGAAGGATTTACAGGTTATACGCCTGGTCCGGGAATTCCTGAACTTCTACAGGCTTTGAGTTCAAAATTCAAAGAACAGAACAATTTTGAAGTCTCACCATATGAGATAATTGTCACATCAGGTGCTTCAGAAGCTTTAGAGCTTGCCATGGCATCCCTGGTAAATCCCGGAGATGATGTGCTGATAGCCAATCCGGGTTTTGTGTCCTATAATTCTCTGGTAAACATCATGGGTGGAAAAGTTACACCTCTTCCTCTTGCAGATGACCTTACGATAAGTCCGGAAGTTGTAATGGAGAATATCGGTCCGAAAACCAAGGCTATAATCATTAATTCTCCTGCAAACCCAACCGGTGCTGTGCAGAGCAAAGGCGACATGAAAGCATTTGCCGAGATTGCAGATGATCACAATATAACAATAATCTCCGATGAAGTGTATGAGCATTTCACCTATGAAGGTGAGCATGTCAGTCCTGCTCAGTTCTCAGACAACGTGATTACTATTAATGCAGTATCCAAGACATTCTCAATGACTGGATGGAGAATTGGGTACGTTGCTGCAAGAAAAGAATATACCGAGCAGATGATCAAGGTTCACCAGTATGTGCAGGCATGTGCTAATTCAATTGCCCAGAAGGCCGCATACGCAGCAATCTCAGGCTCAATGGATTCTGTTTATGCAATGCGTGATGAGTTCAAGGGTAGAAGGGATATGCTTGTTGAAGGTCTGAATTCAATTGGCCTTAAATGTGAATCTCCAAAAGGTGCATTCTATGCTTTCCCTGAAATTCCAGAAGGAACTACATCAGCAGAGATTGCATCAAAATTAATTTCAAACGGAGTGATAGTTGTCCCGGGTACTGCCTTTGGTGACCGGGGAGAAGGGCACATCCGCCTTTCCTACGCTTCATCAATGGACAATTTAAAACAAGCTCTTGATATTATGGAAAAAGTATTGTGATGACTTTAATAGTCATCCATAATCTCATTTTCTTCAACTACTTCTTTTTCTGCGATAGCCTTTTTGACCATCTCTATAAGTGTTGAAGTGACTTCTTCAATGCCTTCCTCGGTTGCAGTTGACATTTTCATGTCCACGAAGTCAAGATCTCTGAATTGTGGTAAGTCTGCCTTGTTAGCGACAACAAGTACAGGCAACTTGAATTCCTTGCGAACTTCTTCAAGCATGCGTTTCTGATCTTCAATTTCATATCCGCATGTTTCCGTTGCATCGATAATGAAAAGAACTACTGCATCGAGGTTCTTCAATGCTGTGATTGCCTGGAGCTCAATTTCATTGCGCTCTGACATTGGTCTGTCAAGAAGACCTGGTGTGTCCATTACCTGATACCTGTCATTACCAACAAAGAAATGTCCGATAGAAACTCCTTTTGTGGTAAATGGGTATGATGCTATCTCAGGAGTTGCCCCGGTTACCTTAGTAACGAAACTGGATTTTCCAATGTTCGGGTATCCTGCAACAACAATTGTTGGCTCATCATTAACTGAAGGCAGTTTTCTGAGCTTATTACGTGACTCGTTAAGGAAAATAAGGTCTTTGTCAATTGAGCGCATAATGGATGAAAGTCTTCCAAAACACTGTTTTCTGACAGGTAAAGGGTCTCTTGCTCTTCTAATCTTGCCTACGTGGTCTCTTGTAACTTCATGTATCTTTGCGCTGGCCCAGTCAAGCCTGCTCAGGGATTTTCTCATGTCGTCAACGCCCACAACAACGTCTGCCAGTTCGTAATAGAAAGGTGGCAGATTTTCAAAAGTAGGGAATCTTCTAACGATATTTTTCAGGTTATCCGTGAGTATATTACCAGCTGTCAGCATCATTGATTCGTTAGCCTCAATTGCTGTTTTTCTTCCAGTGATATTCTTCCCGGACATGGCTCTTGTTGCCCTTCTGAATGCCTTGTCCAGTAATTCCTCGGATGTCTGGACTGTATTAATTTTCTCGAAAATCATGTTTCTTCCTGTCGTGGCTTCAAATCACTTCAACATATAAATCCCTATTCCTATAAATATAACCTTTATGGAAACAGAATCTTTCAAAAATGTCATATTTAGGTCATCTGGCAGAGATACTATACTATATTTTATATATCTCTTTAGAGTATCTATAAACTATATTTGAGTTTATGGACCCGGTGATTTTGTGGAACTGACTCCTATACAGAAAGATATTCTTATTGCATTGATCAATCTCCAGAGAGAAAAAGATCGAGCTGTTAAAGGCGAAGAAATTGCAGAGCTCATTAGCAGGAACCCCGGTACAGTCCGGAATCAGATGCAATCTCTGAAGGTCCTCGGGCTCGTTGAAGGTGTCCCTGGTCCAAAGGGCGGATATAAAGCTACAGGCGAGGCCTATGAAGCTTTAAGTATCACAGCAATGGATCATGAAGCAAGTGTTCCTATTTTCAGGAACGATCAGCTTGTGGACGGAGCAACAGTAGCTGAGATTAGTTTTACCACTGTCAGGCACCCTGATCTTTGCCATGGTATGATAAAAGTACTTGGTAACATAAAGGGATTTGAACAGGGTGATCTTGTCCAGGCAGGCCCGACACCTGTGAACAAATTGGTCGTACGCGGGGAAATAGTGGGAAGGGATGATACCCAAAACACTCTTGTTTTCTGTATCAATGAAATGATTTCCCTGCCAAAGAAGCCTGTCAAGAACTATGCCCGCACAAACATGATCTCAATAAGCGAAAATGCTTCCATTCAGGAAACAGCACGCATACTTGTTGATAATGGTATTCACGGAGCTCCTGTAATGAATGGAGAGATAATTCTTGGTGTTGTTACATTCACCGATATAGGTGATGCCGTAGCAAGCGGTAAAATGACTGCAAAGGTCAAGGATATCATGACCCGTGATCTTATTACTGTTGATGCAGAAACATCCCTCTACGATGCTGTGAAAATGTTTGACAATCACAATATCGGTTTCTTATTGGTGTCCTATGATGGTATGCCAAAAGGAGTTCTTTCTAAGAAGGATGTATTCCATGAGCTAGTGTATTAAATATAGTTGACTAAATAGTTCAAAAGAACTATTTTCTTCTTTTCTTTAGCTCAGTAGCAATTTCATCAAGAGTTATTCCTTTAGCCACAAACATAACCATAAGATGGAACAAAAGGTCTGATGATTCGTAGATAATTTCTTCCTTGTTCTCACTCTTTACAGCAAGAATTGTTTCTATTGATTCCTCACCTACTTTTTCAAGTATCTTGTCAATACCTTTTCTGTGACTGAGTAAGGAACATACATACGAGTTTTCAGAAGGATTCTCCTTTCTGTCTTTTATTATGTCGTAAAGCTCGTTAAATATTGAGAGATCAGTTTCAGGCATGATTTATCCTTTCCTGATAGATGGTAATCATATTACATCTTTATGGTGTATTTTAGCGCACAGTTCAAACGGGCAACCTATACGGTAAGTTTAGAAGGTATTATCCAAAAAAACAGTTATAGTGACGTTGGTTGTAATCCACACACAATATGACGGGACCGTGTTGGTTATACCAACGTCTGGAACTATCATTAAATTTGTTTAATATATCTTTTGTGGTCTCACAGTTAAAAAAAAGAAAGAAATAGTAGAGATCAGATCTTTCTAGGATCTGTGATTTCTCCTGTGAGTGCTGATGCTGCAGCGGTTGCTGGTGAGCTCAGGTATACGAAGGACTGTGGACTACCTTCACGTCCCTTGAAGTTACGGTTGGATGTTGCAAGTCCTACTTCACCGTCTCCGAGAAGTCCGAAAGACCCTCCCATACATGGTCCACAGCATGGCGATTCTACCATTGCACCTGCTTCCATGAACTGTTCAATGTAACCTGCCCTGAGGACCTTCATGTATTCAGTTCTTGATGCAGGTATTATGAGAAGTCTTACACCTTTTGCAACAGGTTCGTCACCCATCATCTTTGCAACAACTTCGATATCCTCAAATCTTCCGTTTGTACAGGAACCTACAAAGATCTGGTCAACCTTTGTACCTTCAACTTCTGTCACAGGCTTGACGTTGTCGACATTGTGTGGACATGCTACCTGTGGCTCAAGGTTGCTGATATCATATTTGTGAAGCTCACATTCTGCACCCTCGTCAGATTTCCAGTATGGATCGAACTCATAGTCTGGTATTCTTTCCTTGAGATATGCTTCTGTAGTTGCATCAGCTTCAATTATACCTGCTTTTCCGCCCATTTCAATAGCCATGTTGGAGATGGTCATACGCTCGGACATTGGCAGTGAGCTGATAGCTGAACCTGCGTATTCTGCTGCCTTGTATCTTGCACCTTCTGCACCTACGTCCCCAATGAGGTGGAGAATAATGTCCTTTGAGTAGACGTGCTTTGGAAGCTTTCCTTCAACTTCAAACCTGATTGTATCAGGTACTTTGAACCAGAGCTTTCCTGATGCAAAAACTGCTGCCATGTCAGTTGAGCCGATACCTGTTGAGAATGCACCGAGTGAACCGTATGCACAGGTGTGTGAGTCTGAACCTACTACAAGGTCTCCTGGCTTGACATGTCCCTTTTCAGGCATGACCTGGTGGCAGACACCTTCATAAACGTCATAGTTGATGATGCCCTGCTCCTTTGCGAACTTCCTGAGCATTATGTGGTTCTGTGCAGCGTTAAGTGAGTCTGCAGGAACCTGGTGGTCGAAGAGTATCACTATTTTACTAGGGTCCCATACCTTCTTCTCTTCCTTATCCCTCATAATCTCGTAGAATCCATCTACTGCAAGAGGTCCGGTGATGTCGTGGGTCATTGCCCTGTCTATATTAGCCAGTACGAATTCTCCGGCTTTTACCGTCTTCCCGGCAGCCTTCGAAAAGATCTTCTCAGAGATCGTCATAGGTTCATTATTAGTGGACATGTTTATTCCTGCATAATGTTTATTCATTATAAATCAATCGATAAATTGGAATTAAGTGAAATTTTAAGTCAAATTTAGGGTAAACTTAGATATTTTTTACTATCCTGTAACTTCCCTCACTATAATGGACGATGTAATTTAAGTATCCTTGCTTCAGGTAAGATTCTGCAATAATTCTGCCATTTTCCCCGGTTCTGAAACCATTGTACTTCTTATAAGTAAGAATTGTGTCTTCTAATTCCAGAATATATCTTTTCACAAGTAACTCTGCAAGTTCATAACTTTGCTGGGTTCCAATTTCTTTTCCAAGGCCTTCACATTCTGAAGTATTGAGTTTAAGCCCCTCCATGTAGAAGGGGTAAGTGCTGCACAAAAGAGGTCTTAATTTGTAGATATCACAACGGTGATCTGTGCTGTCATCAGGGATAAAAGAGCAATCCTTGTTCTCCTTTCGACGAAGCATCCATCCGAATGTGTGTATATTACCGTCTTCATCGATGAGTCCGTCGGCTTCATTAATCTCACACTCTTCTTCGGGGGTTTCGACTTCTGCGACAAATGGTTCCGCAATCTCTTCCAATCTAAGGTCGCTCTGATTCTCAATATCATGTATCTCTGAAGTGTTTATTGCAACCCTGTTATCCCCGAAATCCCTGCGGCAGCATTTCCCACAGATCATGCATTGAAATCCTATATTTTGAATCTCATTTGCAATTTGCTGCACATTGATCTTTTTAGCTGCACCAAGTTCAGATTCAAGCTCATCAATCAGGATTTCCTTCAAATTCTCATTCATCTGCTTATCTGAATGTTTTGATCATTTATCACTCATAGGGTATGACTTTTTCAGAGCTATGTGTTCAAAAACTGATTGTGTTGTGTATGTTCTTGAATTTATTTGTGATGAGTGCAGTATGAATAAGGTAATATCCAATTTTTGTCAGTATGTTTTTGTAAACACACGCACTTTATGCAGATTAATACGTAATCTTTGTATTCGCACGTATGGTCACACATATTATTGTCCGTATGTTTGCGAAAAGAAGTCAATTTGATTAAAATAGCTGTTATTGATTCAATAATCTAC from Methanolobus tindarius DSM 2278 harbors:
- a CDS encoding DUF2073 domain-containing protein, which gives rise to MQGFQMDLVSEHRLSQMSPVEKVRFIIDEVKSGKILVLEKGLSPEEEASLIEMTMTLIEPDGFSGIEMESYPSEVDTSFIGKILKKNALKTRLTVIGPADQLKTLKKDRNMISALISTNK
- the hxlB gene encoding 6-phospho-3-hexuloisomerase — its product is MKEIHLTECKYLTSSILLMAEHLETVANKLDKDSVRQMLEDIMGAKRIFVMGAGRSGLVGRAFAMRLMHLGLTSHVVGESTTPAVSKDDVVIAISGSGQTRSIANLGRVAKEIGAKLVTITSNKESVLGEISDTTIVLPGRSKDDAGGYVERHMRGEYTYLTPLGTSFETSSSVFLDAVIAELIFITGASEEDLKSRHTNIE
- a CDS encoding pyridoxal phosphate-dependent aminotransferase, whose protein sequence is MPDSKFAQRVLGIDISGIRKMFEGAGPNSINLGLGQPDFDTPQHIKQAAIDAINEGFTGYTPGPGIPELLQALSSKFKEQNNFEVSPYEIIVTSGASEALELAMASLVNPGDDVLIANPGFVSYNSLVNIMGGKVTPLPLADDLTISPEVVMENIGPKTKAIIINSPANPTGAVQSKGDMKAFAEIADDHNITIISDEVYEHFTYEGEHVSPAQFSDNVITINAVSKTFSMTGWRIGYVAARKEYTEQMIKVHQYVQACANSIAQKAAYAAISGSMDSVYAMRDEFKGRRDMLVEGLNSIGLKCESPKGAFYAFPEIPEGTTSAEIASKLISNGVIVVPGTAFGDRGEGHIRLSYASSMDNLKQALDIMEKVL
- a CDS encoding NOG1 family protein; amino-acid sequence: MIFEKINTVQTSEELLDKAFRRATRAMSGKNITGRKTAIEANESMMLTAGNILTDNLKNIVRRFPTFENLPPFYYELADVVVGVDDMRKSLSRLDWASAKIHEVTRDHVGKIRRARDPLPVRKQCFGRLSSIMRSIDKDLIFLNESRNKLRKLPSVNDEPTIVVAGYPNIGKSSFVTKVTGATPEIASYPFTTKGVSIGHFFVGNDRYQVMDTPGLLDRPMSERNEIELQAITALKNLDAVVLFIIDATETCGYEIEDQKRMLEEVRKEFKLPVLVVANKADLPQFRDLDFVDMKMSTATEEGIEEVTSTLIEMVKKAIAEKEVVEENEIMDDY
- a CDS encoding CBS domain-containing protein, with product MELTPIQKDILIALINLQREKDRAVKGEEIAELISRNPGTVRNQMQSLKVLGLVEGVPGPKGGYKATGEAYEALSITAMDHEASVPIFRNDQLVDGATVAEISFTTVRHPDLCHGMIKVLGNIKGFEQGDLVQAGPTPVNKLVVRGEIVGRDDTQNTLVFCINEMISLPKKPVKNYARTNMISISENASIQETARILVDNGIHGAPVMNGEIILGVVTFTDIGDAVASGKMTAKVKDIMTRDLITVDAETSLYDAVKMFDNHNIGFLLVSYDGMPKGVLSKKDVFHELVY
- the hisE gene encoding phosphoribosyl-ATP diphosphatase; the encoded protein is MPETDLSIFNELYDIIKDRKENPSENSYVCSLLSHRKGIDKILEKVGEESIETILAVKSENKEEIIYESSDLLFHLMVMFVAKGITLDEIATELKKRRK
- a CDS encoding 3-isopropylmalate dehydratase large subunit — translated: MSTNNEPMTISEKIFSKAAGKTVKAGEFVLANIDRAMTHDITGPLAVDGFYEIMRDKEEKKVWDPSKIVILFDHQVPADSLNAAQNHIMLRKFAKEQGIINYDVYEGVCHQVMPEKGHVKPGDLVVGSDSHTCAYGSLGAFSTGIGSTDMAAVFASGKLWFKVPDTIRFEVEGKLPKHVYSKDIILHLIGDVGAEGARYKAAEYAGSAISSLPMSERMTISNMAIEMGGKAGIIEADATTEAYLKERIPDYEFDPYWKSDEGAECELHKYDISNLEPQVACPHNVDNVKPVTEVEGTKVDQIFVGSCTNGRFEDIEVVAKMMGDEPVAKGVRLLIIPASRTEYMKVLRAGYIEQFMEAGAMVESPCCGPCMGGSFGLLGDGEVGLATSNRNFKGREGSPQSFVYLSSPATAAASALTGEITDPRKI
- a CDS encoding YkgJ family cysteine cluster protein produces the protein MNENLKEILIDELESELGAAKKINVQQIANEIQNIGFQCMICGKCCRRDFGDNRVAINTSEIHDIENQSDLRLEEIAEPFVAEVETPEEECEINEADGLIDEDGNIHTFGWMLRRKENKDCSFIPDDSTDHRCDIYKLRPLLCSTYPFYMEGLKLNTSECEGLGKEIGTQQSYELAELLVKRYILELEDTILTYKKYNGFRTGENGRIIAESYLKQGYLNYIVHYSEGSYRIVKNI